A stretch of the Rhizomicrobium sp. genome encodes the following:
- a CDS encoding DUF2891 family protein: protein MSDVAARFRAFQSEIPHWMTLLAQVPARNVQRHDTIHPAFHGCIDWHSACHAIWALLACRAATGDGRYDGIIDGVLMPAKLALEAADLAARPQFEMPYGRAWFLRLALEDRRVTGSTRLTFMARDVAASLVAQYRGRTTDPFAREYANPCWALLNLLDYAEVEGRPDLTAVVREAAGALALHLDRLPAESEEEDWPDFMAVTPMFCELLVRAGGADIAAVMARAGGRLRALEPITAPRKAHHYALNFSRGWALLALAEAAHDDALLGSALDHIETNLHRPSWWRGDYRAVAHWVPQFGIFALQRAMRQTLAK from the coding sequence ATGTCCGACGTCGCGGCGCGTTTCCGCGCGTTCCAGTCTGAAATTCCACATTGGATGACGCTGCTGGCGCAGGTGCCGGCGCGCAATGTCCAGCGCCACGATACCATCCACCCCGCTTTCCACGGCTGCATCGACTGGCATTCCGCCTGCCATGCGATCTGGGCCTTGCTGGCCTGCCGCGCGGCCACAGGCGACGGCCGATATGACGGCATCATCGACGGCGTCTTGATGCCGGCCAAGCTGGCGCTCGAGGCCGCAGACCTGGCGGCCCGGCCGCAATTCGAAATGCCCTATGGCCGTGCCTGGTTCCTGCGTCTGGCGCTGGAGGATCGGCGGGTGACCGGGTCGACACGGCTGACTTTCATGGCGCGCGACGTTGCGGCCTCGTTGGTGGCGCAATACCGGGGGAGGACGACCGATCCTTTCGCGCGCGAATATGCCAATCCGTGCTGGGCGCTGCTCAACCTGCTCGATTATGCCGAGGTCGAAGGACGCCCCGATTTGACGGCCGTCGTGCGCGAAGCGGCCGGCGCGCTCGCGCTCCATCTCGACCGGCTGCCGGCGGAGTCCGAGGAAGAGGACTGGCCGGACTTCATGGCGGTGACGCCGATGTTCTGTGAATTGCTGGTCCGGGCAGGCGGTGCGGACATCGCCGCCGTGATGGCGCGGGCTGGCGGCCGGCTGAGGGCGCTCGAGCCCATCACCGCACCGCGCAAAGCGCATCACTACGCGCTCAATTTCAGCCGTGGCTGGGCCCTGCTGGCGCTGGCGGAGGCGGCGCATGACGATGCCCTGCTGGGCAGCGCCCTGGACCATATCGAGACCAATCTGCACCGCCCGAGCTGGTGGCGCGGCGACTATCGCGCCGTCGCCCATTGGGTGCCGCAATTCGGAATCTTTGCGCTTCAGCGCGCGATGCGGCAGACTTTGGCAAAATAA
- a CDS encoding cold-shock protein, which translates to MGLVKWFDLNKGYGFIRPSSGIEGDILLHQTCVRQSGFKAAYEGARVVCEAVQGPRGLQARRLISLDNSTAQAVPAVNPRPSRYTAEPSGEAFEATVKWFNRGKGYGFVSRGAGTADVFVHMETLRRSGIRELRQGQRVQVRTGAGPKGELAAEVTLIDP; encoded by the coding sequence ATGGGACTGGTGAAGTGGTTCGACCTCAACAAGGGCTATGGTTTCATCCGGCCGAGCAGCGGGATCGAGGGCGACATCCTGCTGCATCAGACCTGCGTGCGGCAATCCGGCTTCAAGGCCGCCTATGAAGGGGCGCGCGTGGTGTGCGAGGCGGTGCAGGGTCCACGCGGGTTGCAGGCCCGGCGGCTGATCTCGCTCGACAATTCCACGGCCCAGGCGGTCCCGGCAGTCAATCCGCGGCCCAGCCGCTACACTGCCGAACCTTCCGGCGAGGCTTTCGAAGCGACGGTGAAGTGGTTCAACCGCGGCAAGGGCTATGGTTTCGTGTCGCGAGGCGCCGGCACCGCGGATGTCTTCGTCCACATGGAGACGCTCCGCCGCTCCGGCATCCGTGAGTTGCGCCAGGGCCAGCGGGTCCAGGTCCGGACCGGCGCGGGTCCGAAGGGCGAGCTTGCGGCCGAGGTCACTCTCATCGATCCTTGA
- a CDS encoding carbon monoxide dehydrogenase subunit G has protein sequence MDFTGRYVMTAPPERVWEGINDPAVLKACIPGCEQLDKLSPTEFAAAAKVKIGPVSATFKGKVMLSDLDPPRRLVLAGEGQGGVAGFARGGALVTLTPEGDGTLLTYTAKASVGGKLAQIGQRLIDGAAKQIADDFFKRFAAQLETPIALMPDPEVETAAALAVATAPAPMVAEPVRRGLSPKIWVGGLIAAIAVLLLVFLSTH, from the coding sequence ATGGATTTCACCGGGCGCTACGTCATGACCGCACCGCCCGAGCGCGTTTGGGAGGGGATTAACGACCCCGCCGTGCTCAAAGCCTGCATCCCGGGCTGTGAGCAGCTCGACAAGCTCAGCCCGACGGAATTCGCGGCCGCCGCCAAAGTCAAGATCGGCCCGGTCAGCGCAACTTTCAAGGGAAAAGTCATGCTTTCGGATCTGGATCCGCCGCGCCGGCTTGTCCTGGCTGGCGAGGGCCAAGGCGGCGTGGCCGGCTTTGCCCGCGGCGGCGCCCTGGTGACGCTGACACCGGAGGGTGACGGCACTCTCCTCACCTACACGGCCAAGGCGTCGGTCGGCGGCAAGCTGGCGCAGATCGGGCAGCGCCTGATCGACGGCGCCGCGAAGCAGATCGCCGACGATTTCTTCAAGCGCTTCGCCGCCCAGCTCGAAACACCGATTGCGCTCATGCCCGATCCCGAGGTCGAAACCGCGGCAGCCCTCGCGGTCGCCACGGCGCCGGCGCCGATGGTCGCCGAGCCCGTCCGCCGCGGCCTCTCGCCGAAGATATGGGTCGGCGGCCTTATCGCGGCGATCGCGGTTTTGCTGCTGGTTTTTTTGTCGACACATTAG
- a CDS encoding 4-oxalocrotonate tautomerase family protein yields the protein MGEAFDGRDLRTIRGHGDILLGRNGVAGVTGGAAAASSAAMLLPDRECHMPFVTVHIAVGRPLEKRRRLAVAITDAVTEILELERGATQVLIQEHDRDNWATGGELLSERKAPQNDDLLDLDALFRKPATKPEKKTPVANVSTKKPAAKPRSPR from the coding sequence TTGGGCGAGGCCTTCGATGGTCGTGACCTGCGCACCATCCGTGGCCATGGCGATATCCTTTTGGGGCGAAATGGCGTAGCCGGAGTCACGGGCGGCGCGGCAGCGGCGTCGAGCGCTGCTATGCTCCTGCCCGACAGGGAGTGTCACATGCCTTTCGTAACCGTCCATATCGCCGTCGGCAGGCCGCTGGAGAAACGCCGCCGCTTGGCCGTCGCGATCACCGATGCGGTCACTGAAATCCTCGAACTCGAGCGCGGCGCGACGCAGGTGCTGATCCAGGAACATGATCGCGACAACTGGGCCACCGGCGGCGAGCTGCTCAGCGAGCGCAAGGCGCCGCAGAACGACGACTTGCTCGATCTCGACGCATTGTTCAGGAAGCCGGCGACGAAGCCCGAGAAAAAGACGCCCGTCGCTAATGTGTCGACAAAAAAACCAGCAGCAAAACCGCGATCGCCGCGATAA
- a CDS encoding XdhC family protein, translating into MTTPAAFPSEPLDAAQQWLESGRKVALGTVVKTWGSAPRQAGSQIAVRDDGAFAGSVSGGCIEGVVIEEALAAMRDGKVRNLEFGVSDETAWSVGLACGGRIEIFLEPVGA; encoded by the coding sequence ATGACAACGCCCGCCGCCTTCCCGTCCGAGCCCCTGGACGCCGCGCAGCAATGGCTTGAATCCGGGCGCAAAGTCGCGCTCGGCACTGTGGTGAAGACCTGGGGATCGGCGCCGCGCCAAGCCGGCAGCCAGATCGCGGTGCGCGACGACGGCGCCTTCGCGGGCTCGGTCTCGGGCGGCTGCATCGAGGGTGTGGTAATCGAAGAGGCGCTCGCGGCGATGCGGGACGGCAAGGTGCGCAATCTCGAATTCGGCGTGAGCGACGAGACCGCCTGGTCGGTCGGCCTCGCCTGCGGCGGCCGGATCGAAATCTTTCTCGAGCCGGTCGGCGCGTAG
- a CDS encoding XdhC family protein, translated as MRAETLHRINEARKAGRTIVRATDLASGEEVLIDPASDGSALGLAAAGAARADTSGPAQIEGRSWFLGVFNPPLDLVIVGAAHIAQPLVRMAREAGYGVRVVDPRTAFATPARFPDVAISHDWPDEALAKAPLGARSAIVFLSHDPKIDDPGLMAALNSSCFYIGALGSKKTQAARQARLRIAGFDDTALARIHGPVGLDIGARNPAEIAISILAEMTLVLRGAKAK; from the coding sequence ATGCGTGCCGAAACCCTTCACCGCATCAACGAGGCCCGCAAGGCCGGCCGTACCATCGTGCGCGCCACCGACCTCGCAAGTGGCGAGGAGGTCCTGATCGATCCGGCGTCGGACGGTTCGGCGCTCGGCCTTGCCGCGGCGGGCGCGGCGCGCGCCGATACGTCCGGGCCGGCGCAGATCGAAGGCCGCAGTTGGTTCCTCGGCGTGTTCAACCCGCCGCTGGATCTCGTCATCGTGGGCGCGGCGCACATCGCCCAGCCGCTCGTCCGCATGGCGCGCGAGGCCGGCTATGGCGTGCGGGTCGTCGATCCGCGCACCGCGTTCGCGACGCCGGCGCGTTTCCCGGATGTGGCGATCTCGCATGACTGGCCGGACGAGGCGCTCGCGAAAGCACCGCTGGGCGCCCGCAGCGCCATCGTCTTTCTCAGCCACGACCCCAAGATCGACGATCCGGGCCTCATGGCGGCGCTGAATTCAAGCTGTTTCTATATCGGCGCGCTGGGCTCGAAGAAGACGCAGGCGGCGCGGCAGGCGCGGTTGCGCATCGCCGGCTTCGACGACACCGCGCTGGCGCGGATCCACGGTCCGGTCGGCCTCGACATCGGCGCCCGCAACCCGGCGGAGATCGCCATCTCGATCCTCGCCGAGATGACGCTCGTCCTGCGGGGCGCCAAGGCGAAGTGA